A region from the Brassica napus cultivar Da-Ae chromosome C8, Da-Ae, whole genome shotgun sequence genome encodes:
- the LOC125591959 gene encoding glutathione S-transferase T3-like, translating into MENSTCFVNLLASQGCVELDSSEPLCFNSQCSDESTVKERKKWTPKEDIILIGAWLNTSKDPIVGNEQKAGKFWQRIVQYYNCSPQLVGTIPRELGQCKQRWARINDLVCKFSGCYEMALREQRSGQNDNDVMKAALDIFYNDHGSKFNLEHARAVGRSAKQLLLMLKGHSRSQKKDP; encoded by the exons ATGGAAAACTCCACTTGCTTTGTAAACCTTTTAGCTAGCCAAGGGTGTGTTGAGCTTGACTCATCGGAACCCCTTTGCTTTAACAGCCAATGTTCCGATGAGTCTACTGTCAAAGAGAGGAAGAAATGGACACCAAAGGAGGATATAATCCTCATTGGTGCTTGGCTCAACACCAGCAAAGACCCTATAGTCGGGAATGAACAAAAAGCTGGTAAGTTCTGGCAGAGGATTGTACAGTACTACAACTGCAGTCCTCAGCTGGTTGGGACAATCCCAAGAGAACTTGGGCAATGCAAGCAAAGATGGGCTAGGATCAATGATTTGGTGTGTAAATTTTCGGGCTGCTACGAGATGGCATTGAGGGAGCAGAGGAGCGGGCAAAATGACAACGATGTGATGAAGGCTGCTTTGGATATCTTCTACAATGACCACGGCAGTAAGTTCAACTTGGAACATGC GAGAGCGGTCGGGAGAAGCGCAAAGCAGTTGCTTCTGATGCTCAAGGGTCATTCGCGGAGCCAGAAGAAAGACCCATAG
- the LOC106414050 gene encoding uncharacterized protein LOC106414050 — MKQPATPNAAEETKAEQNQTRAKQKPKKIPTATELISHYQKRGLEPAEASVKVIEDLQNALVRVVSSSKNNASSKDKLLTDARKIDAVNGRLALVDAKLETKPGYVETFVLGLASGAALNGINAVWPHVTRGIGQVWSAVKSGTDPSSAS, encoded by the coding sequence ATGAAGCAACCGGCCACACCGAACGCGGCGGAGGAAACCAAAGCAGAACAAAACCAAACCCGAGCAAAGCAGAAACCCAAGAAAATCCCAACTGCAACGGAGCTAATCTCTCACTACCAGAAACGAGGCCTCGAACCAGCCGAAGCATCGGTTAAGGTCATCGAAGACTTACAAAACGCGCTCGTCCGCGTCGTTTCGTCTTCCAAGAACAACGCCTCCAGCAAAGACAAGCTTTTAACCGACGCGAGGAAAATCGACGCCGTTAACGGAAGGCTCGCCCTCGTGGACGCTAAGCTGGAGACGAAGCCTGGATACGTTGAGACTTTCGTGTTGGGTTTAGCTTCTGGTGCAGCACTTAACGGGATTAACGCCGTCTGGCCTCACGTTACCAGAGGCATCGGTCAGGTTTGGTCCGCCGTTAAGAGTGGGACAGATCCGTCATCGGCTTCTTAA
- the LOC111199347 gene encoding uncharacterized protein LOC111199347 isoform X1: protein MIFLAGFEMEEELRDKKAQKEYYNMIDFVANAQQGIPKICPCGSITKETVDEDDTYDYLPGKRYFICKDFENDGLHFRQPWVTAIHEEVERLKERYHEQAKLLRECQAVKVSDE, encoded by the exons ATGATTTTCCTTGCAGGTTTTGAAATGGAGGAAGAACTTCGCGATAAGAAAGCACAAAAAGAGTACTACAACATGATCGATTTTGTTGCAAATGCGCAACAGGGGATTCCCAAAATTTGCCCCTGTGGATCAATCACGAAAGAAACCGTTGATGAAGATGATACGTACGACTACCTCCCGGGAAAAAGATACTTTATCTGCAAAGACTTTGAG AATGATGGGCTGCATTTCAGGCAACCATGGGTTACGGCTATTCATGAAGAAGTTGAGAGGCTCAAAGAACGGTATCACGAGCAGGCGAAGCTTCTGAGAGAGTGCCAGGCAGTTAAGGTGAGTGATGAGTGA
- the LOC106415944 gene encoding uncharacterized membrane protein At1g16860 has product MGSRYPSHQLGNGLFVSGRPEQPKERPPTMSSTAMPYTGGDIKKSGELGKMFIPTDGTKSRKSGPIPGAPSRSGSFAGNAQSGPGAPNATGRMSGSLASSAGSVSMKKTNSGPLSKHGEPLKKSSGPQSGGVTRQHSGPIPVLPATGLITSGPLNSSGAPRKVSGPLDSSGSLKTHMASVVHNQAVTTLGSQDDFSSLKSFPKSVLWLVVLIFIMGFLAGGFILGAVHNPMLLIVVAVFFTVVAALFVWNSCWGRRGITDFIARYPDADLRTAKNGQFVKVTGVVTCGNVPLESSFQRVPRCVYTSTCLYEYRGWGSKPANSSHRCFTWGLRSSERHVVDFYISDFQSGLRALVKTGNGAKVTPVVDDSVVIDYKHGSEKASPDFVRWLRQKNLSSDDRIMRLKEGYIKEGSTVSVIGVVHRNDNVLMIVPSSEPITAGWQWSRCTFPTSLEGIVLRCEDSSNVDAIPV; this is encoded by the exons ATGGGTTCGAGATACCCATCTCACCAGCTCGGCAACGGGCTGTTTGTGTCTGGTCGGCCTGAGCAGCCCAAAGAGAGGCCTCCAACGATGAGTTCAACAGCCATGCCTTACACTGGTGGAGATATCAAGAAATCCGGAGAGTTGGGGAAGATGTTTATTCCAACGGATGGGACTAAGTCGAGGAAGTCTGGTCCAATCCCCGGCGCTCCTTCCAGGTCCGGCTCGTTCGCCGGGAATGCTCAGTCAGGTCCAGGCGCTCCTAACGCTACCGGTCGGATGTCTGGGTCTTTGGCCTCTTCTGCTGGGTCTGTTTCCATGAAGAAAACGAACTCCGGACCTTTGTCCAAGCACGGAGAGCCTCTGAAGAAATCGTCTGGACCGCAGTCTGGTGGCGTGACGCGGCAGCATTCTGGTCCTATTCCTGTTCTTCCGGCTACAGGTCTGATAACGTCAGGGCCTTTGAACTCGTCTGGTGCTCCCAGGAAGGTTTCTGGTCCTTTAGACTCTTCTGGTTCGTTGAAGACGCATATGGCGTCTGTTGTCCACAACCAGGCGGTGACTACCCTTGGTTCGCAAGATGACTTCTCCAGTTTGAAGAGCTTCCCGAAGTCTGTGTTGTGGCTGGTTGTTCTTATTTTTATAATGGGGTTTCTTGCCGGAGGCTTCATTCTTGGTGCTGTTCACAATCCGATGCTCCTCATCGTTGTGGCGGTCTTCTTTACAGTTGTTGCTGCGCTTTTTGTTTGGAATAGTTGTTGGGGGAGACGTGGTATCACGGATTTTATTGCTCGTTATCCTGATGCTGACCTTCGAACTGCCAAAAATGGTCAGTTCGTGAAGGTCACTGGG gTGGTTACTTGTGGAAATGTGCCGCTTGAGTCATCCTTTCAaagagttcccagatgtgtgtACACATCCACATGTCTATATGAGTATCGTGGATGGGGTTCGAAACCAGCCAATTCTTCACATCGTTGCTTCACATGGGGACTGAGATCATCAGAG AGACATGTGGTGGACTTCTACATATCAGATTTCCAATCTGGGCTAAGAGCTTTAGTCAAAACCGGAAATGGTGCAAAGGTAACACCTGTTGTAGATGATTCTGTTGTCATCGATTATAAGCACGGAAGTGAGAAAGCGTCTCCAGATTTTGTTCGGTGGTTAAGGCAGAAGAATCTATCAAGCGATGATCGAATAATGCGACTCAAAGAAGG GTATATAAAAGAAGGAAGCACAGTCAGTGTGATTGGAGTGGTGCATAGAAATGATAATGTGTTAATGATAGTGCCATCATCTGAGCCAATTACAGCTGGTTGGCAATGGAGTAGATGCACGTTCCCAACAAGCCTTGAAGGAATCGTATTGAGATGTGAAGACTCATCGAACGTTGATGCAATACCGGTTTAA
- the LOC111199347 gene encoding uncharacterized protein LOC111199347 isoform X2, giving the protein MEEELRDKKAQKEYYNMIDFVANAQQGIPKICPCGSITKETVDEDDTYDYLPGKRYFICKDFENDGLHFRQPWVTAIHEEVERLKERYHEQAKLLRECQAVKVSDE; this is encoded by the exons ATGGAGGAAGAACTTCGCGATAAGAAAGCACAAAAAGAGTACTACAACATGATCGATTTTGTTGCAAATGCGCAACAGGGGATTCCCAAAATTTGCCCCTGTGGATCAATCACGAAAGAAACCGTTGATGAAGATGATACGTACGACTACCTCCCGGGAAAAAGATACTTTATCTGCAAAGACTTTGAG AATGATGGGCTGCATTTCAGGCAACCATGGGTTACGGCTATTCATGAAGAAGTTGAGAGGCTCAAAGAACGGTATCACGAGCAGGCGAAGCTTCTGAGAGAGTGCCAGGCAGTTAAGGTGAGTGATGAGTGA